The Chloroflexota bacterium sequence CCGCCTGGCGGCGAGCAATAGACTCACGCTTGTCATGAATCTTCTTGCCTTTGGCCAGTCCCAGTTCTACCTTAGCCAGACCGTCCTTCAGATACACCCTGAGGGGCACCAGTGCATATCCCTTCTCTGCCACCTTGCCAGTCAATTCATTTATTTCATCACGATGCATCAGCAGCTTCCGCAGGCGTGTCGGCTCGTGATTGTAGCGGTTGCCGCACTCATAAGGGGCAATATGGGTATTTGACAACCACAACTCCCCCTTTTCAGATCTGGCAAAAGCCCCGGCCAGGCTGACCTTGCCCGCCCGGATCGATTTGATCTCGGTACCGCAAAGCACGATGCCCGCTTCCATCTTCCGATCGATGATGAAGTTATAGTAGGCCTTTCGGTTGGTAGCCACTGTCTTTTCTGTTGCCATGGTACACCCAAGCCAATTATACCATAACTGCTATGGCTTCTTTGACACGCCACCGCCCCAAGTTCCTGTATCCTACATTGATTTCGCTCCAGGTCATCACTATACTTGACCTGACCCGGCAGGTGAGGTTTCATGCCTGTTCTTTATGTGGTGGCCACCCCCATCGGTAATCTGGAGGATGTTACCCTTCGCGCCCTGCGCGTTCTGAAAGAGGTGGAGCTTATCGCCGCCGAGGATACCCGCAAGACGAAGCGCTTGCTGGCTGCCTACGGAATCAAGACTCGCCTGACGAGTTATCATGAGCATAGTGGGCAGGCGAAGCTGACCTATCTTCTGGACTGGTTGAAAGAAAAGGATCTGGCCCTGGTGTCAGAGGCGGGGATGCCTGGCATAAGCGATCCAGGATACGAACTTATCGTGGCTGCGGCCGAGCGGGGCATCCCAGTAGTGCCCATACCTGGTGCTTCGGCAGTGGTCACCGCCTTGGCGGTGTCAGCGCTACCCACGGAGCAGTTTGTCTATCTCGGCTTTTTGCCGCGAAGGAAAGGGGAGAGGTCTCGCTTGTTGAACTCCATAGCCACTGAACGGCGGACTCTGGTGGCTTTTGAAGCCCCACATCGCCTATTAAGCACACTGAACGAGCTGGCTGAAACCCTGGGTAATAGAAAGATGGTCATTGGCCGAGAGATGACCAAGATTCATGAAGAGGTCTTCCGGGGAACAATAAGGGAGGCCGTGGAGCACTTCCAGCAGCCCAGGGGGGAATTCACCCTGGTGATTCAAGGGCACAAAGGGGCGAAAGAATCGGGATCAGCCTCGGATTGGAGAGAGGAACTTCGGCGGTTGCACCAGCAGGGCTTCAGAGCCAGGGAGGCCATATCTCAATTGTCGCTGACCACAGGTCTATCAAAGAAGGAACTCTACCGCGCCTGGCTTGAACTGAAAAGGCCTGAGTGAGCGCCACGAGATTCTTCTCCTTTCCAAAGGGAAGGGGAAGAATGACATCAGTAAACAGCCACTGAAGCAGCCATTTTACAGTGGAAGAAGGAAAGGGTAACATTAATGGCAAGCTGTTTAAGCAAGACCGTAAGCGGCGCCTTAGAGAAGGAGATTATGAATGAGAACAAGGATGACTGAGCTACTCGGGATAAAACACCCTATCATGCTGTCAGGCATGAACTGGCTGACCACGCCCAAGCTGGTGGCAGCCGTTTCTAATGCTGGTGGCCTTGGTGTTTTGGCTACTCAGCAATATGACCCAGAGAGGCTGAGAAACGCCATCAAAGAGATCAGGAGCCTTACCGGCAAACCCTTTGGTGTAAACTTCACCATGGGGGTAGGCACGGATTTCCTGATACCCGTGGCTATTGAGGAAAAGGTACCAGTAGTGAACTATGCCTTGGGAAGACCTCCTGAGATTGGCGCTCTCGTCGAGGCAGTCCATGCCTATGGTGGCAGGGTTATCGGAACAGTCGCTTTTCTAAGGCACTCGCTCCGTGCGGAGCAACTTGGGGTTGATATGCTGAATATCACGGGCTACGAGGCAGCAGGACATTCGGGCAACGTTGGTGCCCTGGTATTGATCCCGACCATCACCAGCGCAGTCAAGATCCCTTGTATAGGGGCGGGTGGCTACATCGATGGTAAAAGTTTGGCAGCAGCCTTAGCATTAGGGGCCGAAGGCATGGCCATGGGCACCAGGTTAGCGGCCACCCAGGAAGCTGAGGTCCCCGATGGTATCAAACAGGCCTGG is a genomic window containing:
- the smpB gene encoding SsrA-binding protein SmpB; translated protein: MATEKTVATNRKAYYNFIIDRKMEAGIVLCGTEIKSIRAGKVSLAGAFARSEKGELWLSNTHIAPYECGNRYNHEPTRLRKLLMHRDEINELTGKVAEKGYALVPLRVYLKDGLAKVELGLAKGKKIHDKRESIARRQAEREIDRTLKMRRVKR
- the rsmI gene encoding 16S rRNA (cytidine(1402)-2'-O)-methyltransferase; the encoded protein is MPVLYVVATPIGNLEDVTLRALRVLKEVELIAAEDTRKTKRLLAAYGIKTRLTSYHEHSGQAKLTYLLDWLKEKDLALVSEAGMPGISDPGYELIVAAAERGIPVVPIPGASAVVTALAVSALPTEQFVYLGFLPRRKGERSRLLNSIATERRTLVAFEAPHRLLSTLNELAETLGNRKMVIGREMTKIHEEVFRGTIREAVEHFQQPRGEFTLVIQGHKGAKESGSASDWREELRRLHQQGFRAREAISQLSLTTGLSKKELYRAWLELKRPE
- a CDS encoding nitronate monooxygenase codes for the protein MRTRMTELLGIKHPIMLSGMNWLTTPKLVAAVSNAGGLGVLATQQYDPERLRNAIKEIRSLTGKPFGVNFTMGVGTDFLIPVAIEEKVPVVNYALGRPPEIGALVEAVHAYGGRVIGTVAFLRHSLRAEQLGVDMLNITGYEAAGHSGNVGALVLIPTITSAVKIPCIGAGGYIDGKSLAAALALGAEGMAMGTRLAATQEAEVPDGIKQAWLKATEEDTVIDTAFDGIPCRVLRNKAAEKMMKKRLPLIDAVSAALFMKREMQLSWTQLYRTANAIRKMQIGIGDQQRGFASSIRIATGSRLVVKATVEGDVDNGLLLMGQGAGRIHDIPTVSELIERSVREAEQILKTLNTRIGS